Proteins encoded within one genomic window of Citricoccus muralis:
- a CDS encoding amidohydrolase family protein — MSLLIRNADVITLADPTSSAPEHLDLRIADGVITDLGPGLVPRDDDEIIDGRDRLVTPGFVNAHTHSWEAPFKGRYDNMPLELWMLYSYPLLGSAPCSPDFIRARSQLFALESLKSGVTTVVDDVLETPTQDLEQLAAVLDAYDRIGIRANVSGHVINLPFVDTIPYVADRIPGEVTDQIRATALVTAEEYLDYSRQALNLVQGFGQDRLRYMLAPSAPQRCSADLLAGATEMAVRHDLECHIHLLETKTQLVTGTEFYGTSLPRYLRDIGALSPHTTFAHGIWVDDDDLEIMADHGVSVSHNPLSNLKLGSGVLPWRRYREAGVNLGLGTDGWSSSDTPRLLEVIKAASLLHKVADPDPAAWPTVTETLRAGTVGGAASARLADRIGTIEVGKRADVLMWDLTTLNFTPRQRLDHQLVYSENGSSLERVIVDGVVVVEQGRLLTMDEQQIVEEFNAYLPEIHAWQDRTDRLNQVFHPAFAASYETCSHTPSPINRRIGDGSHHAPLHAGHR, encoded by the coding sequence ATGTCACTTTTAATCCGCAACGCCGACGTCATCACCCTGGCCGATCCCACCTCCAGCGCCCCTGAGCACCTGGATCTGCGCATCGCCGACGGCGTCATCACCGACCTCGGACCCGGACTGGTTCCTCGCGACGACGACGAGATCATCGACGGCCGCGACCGCTTGGTCACCCCCGGATTCGTCAACGCGCACACCCACTCCTGGGAGGCGCCGTTCAAGGGCCGCTACGACAACATGCCGCTGGAACTGTGGATGCTGTACTCCTATCCCCTGCTGGGCTCCGCCCCCTGCTCACCGGATTTCATCCGCGCCCGCTCCCAGCTCTTCGCGCTGGAGAGCCTGAAATCGGGAGTCACCACCGTCGTCGACGACGTCCTGGAGACCCCGACCCAGGATCTCGAGCAGCTGGCCGCCGTGCTCGACGCCTACGACCGCATCGGGATTCGGGCGAATGTCTCCGGTCACGTCATCAACCTGCCCTTCGTCGACACCATCCCCTATGTGGCCGACCGGATTCCGGGCGAGGTGACCGATCAGATCCGCGCCACGGCCCTGGTCACCGCCGAGGAGTATCTGGACTACAGCCGCCAGGCGCTGAACCTGGTGCAAGGTTTCGGACAGGACCGATTGCGCTACATGCTCGCGCCGTCTGCTCCTCAGCGTTGTTCCGCCGATCTGCTCGCCGGCGCCACCGAGATGGCCGTGCGGCACGACCTCGAGTGCCACATCCACCTGTTGGAAACGAAAACCCAGCTCGTCACCGGCACCGAGTTCTACGGGACGTCGCTGCCCCGGTACCTGCGTGATATCGGAGCCCTGTCGCCCCACACCACATTCGCCCACGGAATCTGGGTCGACGACGATGACCTCGAGATCATGGCGGACCACGGGGTCTCCGTTTCGCACAATCCGCTGTCGAATCTCAAGCTCGGATCCGGCGTCCTGCCCTGGCGGCGCTACCGGGAGGCCGGCGTCAATCTGGGGCTGGGCACCGATGGCTGGTCTAGCTCGGACACTCCACGACTGCTGGAAGTGATCAAAGCGGCCTCGCTCCTCCACAAGGTGGCCGACCCCGACCCAGCGGCGTGGCCCACGGTCACGGAGACCCTGCGTGCGGGAACCGTCGGCGGAGCAGCCTCGGCGCGCCTGGCCGACCGCATCGGGACCATCGAGGTCGGTAAGCGAGCCGACGTGCTGATGTGGGACCTCACCACCTTGAATTTCACGCCCCGACAGCGGCTGGATCATCAGCTCGTCTATTCGGAGAACGGCAGCTCACTGGAACGGGTCATCGTCGACGGCGTTGTCGTAGTCGAGCAGGGCCGGCTCCTCACCATGGACGAACAGCAGATTGTCGAGGAATTCAACGCCTATCTTCCCGAGATCCATGCCTGGCAGGACCGCACCGACCGGCTGAACCAGGTGTTCCACCCCGCGTTCGCGGCCTCCTACGAGACGTGCAGTCACACGCCGAGCCCGATCAACCGACGGATCGGCGACGGCTCACACCACGCTCCCCTTCATGCAGGCCACCGATGA
- a CDS encoding HNH endonuclease signature motif containing protein — protein sequence MAAEKIDDGALPGLPSEVTVWDDRSTAELLEMVSSGLQVLTDRLVDPAARGAFAVFREVQPVATAQDWGTGWSKGPKDDVAGAEEDEADPFAEKTTSTRIPAYHCEEPAASLPEAVRSVESMARRIDALQTRLTGLAADAFDHEGDRPELLGVPAGRVMYKNHAAYLRHLTHAGGKDIAQRLATSRRLHRAAGSGALVLVGAEDAATAGRGEESVVVDDVSNPRDFKLTTAARAFHGGEVTEKSLRSMITAMTAAADTAEKVSYDRARANSLLTQGEELLTRSARDLDDDHFFQAAARWRQLAENLLNPDGELPEDEEKLQKCRIRYRGRDGNGNHDWEMKIDDASQELLETICQAANNPAGRTLEGETPFVNDGTETPEIPRGKTAAAQDPDGDPVGAMDRRTWGQRALNAVLSVLHTGLRSPSNKLPDHGTTRPVVMVTLDYATMMRQAHAANLLPADFDLSAVEPYNKPEFYLSEGQYTGPIRPVRLRELLVEADLMPVVLGGAGQVLDIGTKKRFFDGHLRAAVAARDGGCAAPGCTAPISWCQTHHHQPAREGGPTAVNNGVLLCRHDHALADRGDWQIEFIDDVPYFRAPMYHDPWQTPRRNTYWRSGAATT from the coding sequence ATGGCGGCAGAGAAGATCGACGACGGCGCGCTGCCTGGGCTGCCCTCGGAGGTGACTGTCTGGGATGACCGAAGCACGGCTGAACTGCTTGAGATGGTGTCGTCCGGACTGCAGGTGCTCACCGATCGGCTGGTGGATCCGGCGGCACGGGGTGCGTTCGCCGTGTTCCGTGAGGTGCAACCCGTGGCCACCGCCCAAGACTGGGGTACCGGGTGGAGTAAGGGTCCCAAGGATGACGTTGCGGGCGCTGAAGAGGATGAAGCGGATCCGTTCGCCGAGAAGACTACGTCGACGCGGATCCCGGCGTATCACTGTGAGGAACCGGCGGCGAGTCTGCCAGAGGCGGTGCGCTCGGTGGAATCCATGGCGCGGAGAATCGATGCGCTCCAGACGCGACTGACCGGGCTGGCAGCGGATGCCTTCGACCATGAGGGCGACCGGCCCGAACTGCTCGGCGTGCCCGCAGGACGCGTCATGTACAAGAACCACGCGGCCTACCTGCGCCACCTCACCCACGCCGGCGGTAAGGACATTGCCCAGAGGCTGGCGACGTCGCGCCGTCTGCACCGTGCCGCGGGATCTGGGGCGCTCGTGTTGGTGGGTGCGGAGGACGCTGCGACCGCGGGCCGGGGCGAGGAGTCCGTCGTCGTCGATGATGTCTCGAATCCACGGGACTTCAAGCTGACGACGGCGGCCCGGGCGTTCCACGGTGGTGAGGTGACCGAGAAGTCGCTGCGCTCGATGATCACCGCGATGACTGCCGCAGCAGATACCGCGGAGAAGGTGTCCTACGATCGGGCCAGGGCGAATTCACTGCTGACTCAGGGGGAGGAGCTGCTCACTCGGTCTGCGCGCGATCTCGACGATGACCACTTCTTCCAGGCCGCGGCGCGCTGGCGCCAGCTGGCCGAGAACCTGCTCAACCCCGACGGCGAGTTGCCCGAGGACGAGGAAAAGCTCCAGAAATGCCGCATCCGATATCGCGGGCGGGATGGCAACGGCAACCATGACTGGGAGATGAAGATCGACGACGCGAGCCAGGAGCTGCTCGAGACCATCTGCCAGGCCGCGAACAACCCCGCGGGGCGGACTCTCGAGGGGGAGACGCCGTTTGTCAACGACGGCACCGAGACTCCGGAGATTCCCCGGGGCAAGACGGCCGCTGCTCAAGATCCGGACGGTGACCCGGTGGGTGCGATGGACCGTCGCACCTGGGGTCAGCGCGCACTGAACGCCGTGCTTTCGGTGCTGCACACCGGGCTACGCTCGCCGTCGAACAAGCTTCCCGACCACGGCACCACCCGCCCGGTGGTCATGGTCACCCTGGACTACGCGACAATGATGCGTCAGGCGCACGCGGCGAACCTGCTGCCCGCGGACTTCGACCTTTCGGCGGTCGAGCCGTACAACAAGCCGGAGTTCTACCTCTCGGAGGGGCAGTACACCGGTCCCATCCGCCCCGTTCGGCTGCGCGAGCTGCTGGTGGAGGCCGACCTGATGCCCGTGGTGCTCGGCGGTGCGGGCCAAGTACTCGACATCGGAACCAAAAAACGGTTTTTCGACGGACATCTCCGGGCGGCGGTGGCGGCCCGCGATGGTGGGTGCGCGGCACCGGGATGCACGGCGCCCATTTCTTGGTGTCAGACCCATCACCATCAACCGGCTCGGGAGGGCGGACCCACCGCCGTCAATAATGGAGTGCTGCTGTGCCGGCACGACCATGCGCTGGCCGACCGCGGCGACTGGCAGATTGAGTTCATCGATGACGTGCCGTACTTCCGGGCGCCGATGTACCACGACCCCTGGCAGACCCCGCGGCGCAACACTTACTGGAGATCCGGGGCCGCCACAACGTGA
- the adhP gene encoding alcohol dehydrogenase AdhP, producing MSTMKAAVVEKFGDDLHVTQTERPTPGQHQALVRLISTGVCHTDLHAAEGDWPVKPSPPFIPGHEGVGVVEEVGPDVTEVKVGDTVGNAWLWSACGHCEHCRTGWETLCESQLNGGYSTDGSFGEYMLVDTRYAPIIPEGADPYEVGPVLCAGVTVYKGLKRTEVRPGQWVVISGIGGLGHIAVQYAVAMGMRVIAVDIADDKLALAEKHGAEITVNANVQDPELVIQEKVGGAHGVLVTAVHPKAFGQAINMTRRGGTIVFNGLPPGDFPAPIFDIVLKGLTIRGSIVGTRQDMVEALEFYAAGKIHPTYHRRPLEEINDVLEEMKHGKIEGRVVIEY from the coding sequence ATGAGCACCATGAAAGCCGCCGTCGTCGAGAAGTTCGGCGATGATCTCCACGTCACTCAGACCGAACGCCCCACGCCGGGGCAGCACCAGGCGCTGGTTCGCCTGATCTCTACCGGCGTATGCCACACCGACCTGCACGCCGCCGAGGGTGACTGGCCGGTCAAGCCCTCTCCCCCGTTCATCCCCGGACACGAGGGAGTCGGCGTGGTGGAAGAAGTCGGTCCCGACGTCACCGAAGTCAAAGTGGGCGACACGGTGGGCAATGCCTGGCTGTGGAGCGCTTGTGGCCACTGCGAACACTGCCGGACTGGCTGGGAGACCCTGTGCGAGTCGCAGCTCAACGGCGGGTACTCGACGGACGGCTCCTTCGGCGAGTACATGCTGGTGGATACTCGCTACGCCCCGATCATCCCGGAAGGTGCCGATCCGTACGAGGTCGGCCCGGTGCTGTGTGCCGGCGTCACCGTGTACAAGGGTCTGAAGCGCACCGAGGTGCGTCCCGGCCAGTGGGTGGTGATCTCCGGGATTGGCGGCCTGGGGCACATCGCGGTGCAGTACGCGGTGGCCATGGGGATGCGCGTGATCGCCGTCGATATTGCCGACGACAAGCTGGCGCTGGCTGAGAAGCACGGTGCTGAAATCACGGTGAACGCGAATGTGCAGGACCCGGAGCTGGTGATCCAGGAAAAGGTGGGCGGTGCGCACGGCGTGCTCGTGACGGCGGTGCACCCGAAGGCGTTCGGGCAGGCGATCAACATGACCCGACGCGGCGGAACCATCGTGTTCAACGGGCTGCCCCCGGGCGACTTCCCGGCGCCGATCTTCGACATCGTGCTCAAGGGTCTGACGATCCGCGGTTCGATCGTGGGCACCCGGCAGGACATGGTGGAAGCGCTGGAGTTCTATGCGGCCGGCAAGATCCACCCGACCTACCACCGGCGTCCGCTGGAGGAGATCAACGACGTGCTGGAGGAGATGAAGCACGGCAAGATCGAGGGTCGCGTGGTGATCGAGTACTGA
- the adh gene encoding aldehyde dehydrogenase, producing the protein MTVYANPGTDGAVVEFKSRYEHYIGGEWVAPVKGQYFENVTPITGQVFCEVARGTAEDIEAALDAAWAAAPAWGKTSVAERAGILNKIADRIEANLEKIAVAESWDNGKAVRETLNADIPLAADHFRYFASAIRAQEGSLSQIDEDTVAYHYHEPLGVVGQIIPWNFPILMAVWKLAPALATGNAVVLKPAEQTPASIMVLIDLIGDLLPPGVINIVNGFGLEAGKPLASNKRIRKIAFTGETTTGRLIMQYASENIIPITLELGGKSPNIFFEDVAAQDDAFWDKAQEGFTMFALNQGEVCTCPSRALIQESIADRFLDAVVARTQKIVQGNPLDTDTMMGAQASNDQLEKILSYLDIGKQEGAEVLTGGGRAELDGDLAGGFYVQPTIFKGSNNMRIFQEEIFGPVVSATTFNDYDDALTIANDTLYGLGAGVWSRNGNTAYRAGREIQAGRVWVNNYHAYPAHAAFGGYKSSGIGRENHLMMLDHYQQTKNLLVSYTENKQGFF; encoded by the coding sequence ATGACTGTCTACGCGAACCCCGGCACCGACGGCGCTGTCGTCGAGTTCAAGTCCCGCTATGAGCACTACATCGGCGGGGAGTGGGTGGCCCCCGTGAAGGGACAATACTTCGAAAACGTCACTCCCATCACCGGTCAGGTCTTCTGCGAGGTCGCCCGCGGCACCGCCGAAGATATCGAAGCGGCCCTCGACGCCGCCTGGGCTGCCGCACCCGCCTGGGGCAAGACCTCCGTGGCCGAGCGCGCCGGTATTCTGAACAAGATCGCCGACCGGATCGAGGCCAATCTCGAAAAGATCGCCGTCGCCGAATCCTGGGATAACGGCAAGGCCGTCCGCGAAACCCTCAATGCAGACATTCCGCTCGCCGCCGATCATTTCCGCTACTTCGCCTCCGCCATCCGCGCCCAGGAGGGTTCGCTCTCCCAGATCGACGAAGACACCGTGGCCTACCATTACCACGAACCGCTCGGCGTGGTCGGGCAGATCATCCCCTGGAACTTCCCCATTCTGATGGCGGTCTGGAAGCTGGCGCCGGCACTGGCCACCGGCAACGCCGTCGTGCTCAAGCCTGCCGAGCAGACTCCGGCGTCGATCATGGTGCTCATCGACCTGATCGGCGACCTGCTGCCTCCCGGCGTCATCAATATTGTCAACGGGTTCGGCCTGGAAGCCGGCAAACCGCTGGCCTCGAACAAGCGGATCCGCAAGATCGCGTTCACCGGTGAAACCACCACCGGCCGGCTCATCATGCAATACGCCTCCGAGAACATCATCCCGATCACCCTGGAGCTGGGTGGCAAATCGCCGAACATCTTCTTCGAGGACGTCGCAGCGCAGGACGACGCGTTCTGGGATAAGGCCCAGGAAGGCTTCACCATGTTCGCGCTGAACCAGGGTGAGGTCTGCACCTGCCCGTCCCGCGCGCTGATTCAGGAGTCCATTGCGGATCGGTTCCTCGACGCCGTCGTCGCCCGCACCCAGAAGATCGTGCAGGGCAACCCCCTGGACACCGACACCATGATGGGTGCGCAGGCCTCCAACGATCAGCTCGAGAAGATCCTCTCCTACCTGGATATCGGCAAGCAGGAGGGCGCCGAGGTACTCACCGGCGGTGGACGCGCCGAGCTCGACGGCGATCTGGCCGGCGGGTTCTACGTGCAGCCCACCATCTTCAAGGGGTCCAACAACATGCGAATCTTCCAAGAGGAGATCTTCGGTCCCGTCGTCTCGGCTACCACGTTCAACGACTACGACGACGCGCTGACCATTGCGAACGACACCCTGTACGGCCTCGGCGCCGGCGTGTGGTCCCGCAACGGCAACACCGCCTACCGTGCCGGCCGCGAAATCCAGGCCGGACGCGTGTGGGTGAACAACTATCACGCCTACCCGGCCCACGCCGCGTTCGGCGGGTACAAGTCCTCCGGCATCGGGCGTGAGAACCACCTGATGATGCTGGACCACTACCAGCAGACCAAGAACCTGCTGGTCTCCTACACCGAGAACAAGCAGGGCTTCTTCTAA
- a CDS encoding GAF domain-containing protein yields MSVQQPSADAYQHRVELARDALRTLSRSSPRPPSEALRSVRPDVLASWQRSLEAHRDPQRVSVPFAVPTADLDSARRQHALAAALPVIRTLLIDPAADAGLITALGNADGHLLWVEGDELAARRAELMGFVPGADWSEASVGTAAPGAALATGRPSQISRAEHFSPLVHPWSCSAMPVRNPATGEIVGVIDVTGGDDAVSPLAFSLLRATVTAVESLWRNQLTTEELHTDPEHGLSLHQMVLPLSSPASSLARPPAPRPGRAEARGAARPLAAPTSSTTPPPAAVIHVTGQLPPRVSRRELSLRHAEILTLLDWHSAGLDGAALEELLYGEAAPGVESRAITLRAEIHRLRRALSSQDCPLAVSARPYRLDGEIRTDAALARESLRDGDVQDALAAAVGPVLPHSDAPGIVQIREELAGALREAVLQDADATQLWHYLTRPEAADDEELWLMALRLLPAESPRRSLVVSTLERLRAQR; encoded by the coding sequence GTGAGCGTCCAGCAGCCCTCGGCCGACGCCTACCAGCACCGGGTGGAGCTGGCCCGCGACGCCCTGCGCACCCTGTCTCGCAGCTCACCGCGTCCCCCCTCGGAGGCCCTGCGCTCGGTGCGCCCCGATGTGCTCGCCTCCTGGCAGCGCTCCCTGGAGGCCCACCGTGACCCGCAGCGCGTCTCCGTGCCCTTCGCCGTGCCGACGGCCGACCTGGATTCCGCGCGTCGGCAGCACGCCCTAGCCGCAGCGCTCCCGGTGATCCGCACCCTGCTCATCGACCCCGCGGCCGACGCCGGACTCATCACCGCCCTGGGCAACGCCGACGGTCACCTGCTCTGGGTGGAGGGCGACGAACTCGCCGCGCGCCGGGCCGAATTGATGGGCTTCGTCCCCGGGGCCGATTGGTCGGAAGCCTCGGTCGGCACCGCCGCCCCCGGAGCCGCGCTGGCCACCGGCCGTCCCTCGCAGATCAGCCGCGCCGAACACTTCAGCCCCCTGGTCCACCCGTGGAGCTGCTCCGCCATGCCGGTGCGCAACCCCGCCACCGGTGAGATTGTCGGCGTCATCGACGTCACCGGCGGCGACGACGCCGTCAGTCCGCTCGCTTTCTCGCTGCTGCGTGCCACCGTGACCGCGGTGGAATCGCTGTGGCGCAACCAGCTGACCACCGAAGAGCTGCACACTGATCCGGAGCACGGGCTGAGCCTGCATCAGATGGTCCTGCCCCTCTCTTCGCCTGCCTCCTCGCTGGCCCGGCCGCCAGCACCGCGGCCCGGTCGTGCCGAAGCCCGCGGGGCCGCCCGCCCGCTGGCCGCTCCGACGTCGTCGACCACCCCGCCGCCCGCAGCGGTGATTCACGTGACCGGCCAGCTACCCCCGCGGGTGAGCCGACGCGAACTGAGCCTGCGCCACGCCGAAATTCTCACGCTGCTCGACTGGCACAGCGCCGGACTCGACGGCGCCGCCCTCGAAGAGCTGCTGTACGGGGAGGCCGCGCCCGGAGTCGAGTCCCGGGCCATCACGTTGCGTGCCGAGATCCATCGCCTGCGCCGGGCGCTGAGCTCCCAGGACTGCCCGCTGGCCGTCTCCGCCCGGCCTTACCGGCTCGACGGCGAGATCCGCACCGACGCCGCCCTGGCTCGCGAATCACTGCGCGACGGCGATGTGCAGGACGCGCTCGCCGCCGCCGTCGGACCCGTGCTGCCGCACTCGGACGCCCCCGGCATCGTGCAGATCCGCGAAGAACTCGCCGGTGCCCTGCGCGAAGCGGTGCTCCAGGACGCCGATGCCACCCAACTCTGGCACTACCTCACCCGCCCGGAGGCGGCTGATGATGAGGAACTGTGGCTGATGGCGCTGCGCCTGCTGCCCGCGGAATCGCCCCGCCGCTCGCTCGTGGTGAGCACCCTGGAACGCCTCCGCGCCCAGCGCTGA
- a CDS encoding DUF779 domain-containing protein has protein sequence MSTDHVAPVVPAVALEARPEVEGESISRVAMTHEALELLQKLRGIHGELMIHQSGGCCDGSSPMCYPEGDFRTGDSDILLGTFELPAADTSDASDDAAGDARGAGELPFWMSREQFEYWKHTHLTLDVVDGRGAGFSVEAPEGKRFLIRSRLMNPAETADTAGAAEPDPSAL, from the coding sequence ATGAGTACCGATCATGTTGCCCCTGTTGTGCCCGCCGTTGCGCTGGAGGCGCGCCCTGAGGTGGAGGGTGAGTCGATCTCCCGCGTGGCGATGACCCACGAGGCCCTCGAACTGCTCCAGAAGCTGCGCGGCATCCACGGTGAGCTGATGATCCATCAGTCCGGGGGCTGTTGCGACGGGTCCTCGCCCATGTGCTATCCGGAGGGCGACTTCCGCACCGGTGACTCCGACATCCTGCTCGGCACCTTCGAGTTGCCCGCCGCTGACACCTCGGATGCCTCCGACGACGCCGCGGGTGACGCCAGGGGTGCCGGAGAGCTGCCGTTCTGGATGAGCCGGGAGCAGTTCGAGTACTGGAAGCACACCCACCTGACCCTCGACGTCGTCGACGGACGCGGGGCCGGGTTCTCGGTGGAGGCGCCCGAAGGGAAACGCTTCCTGATCCGCTCTCGACTCATGAACCCCGCCGAGACGGCTGATACTGCTGGAGCTGCTGAGCCCGACCCGAGTGCGCTGTGA
- a CDS encoding thiamine pyrophosphate-dependent enzyme produces MSESAAQPSNKSAGHLIVDTLVAHGVQRIYSVPGESYLDVLDGLHDSPIENVICRHEGGAAYMAEADGKMNSVPGVAMVTRGPGAANAHVGLHTAWQDSTPMVLFVGLIPFEHRDREAFQEFDPHAWFGTGAKRVMVLDHPERASEIVAEAMFAANSGRPGPVVVGLPEDVIKVEVENQLHPQIPIAGGGMTVTDWKALHDALRNAEKPLFITGGNDWTRDGAESLTAWLEDHHIAAAAEWRTEGTVPFHSPSYVGPIGYGRPKPTYDLLEETDLIVFVGTVPGDVITDGFNIRQNWEKKNFIVTIDPSLRGRSGPVSFQIVAKPDVFVRDLVLMDLEVKDSWKTWTAKMRAQQEEFAALPAAEPLEGPATMDMMMAHLVPSLPEDSMVTFGAGEHTNWAHRYFPTESYASMISARNGSMGYSIPSAVAASLNYPGRRVVTIAGDGEFLMNGQELATATQYGATPLVIVMDNQEYGTIRTHQERDYPNRISGTQLKNPDFAAMAEAFGGFGVKVTENSEIPGALEAALSAIDNDGRFALIHLVVEQRKKAY; encoded by the coding sequence ATGTCCGAGTCCGCTGCCCAGCCGTCGAACAAATCGGCCGGTCACCTCATCGTCGATACTCTGGTGGCCCACGGCGTCCAGCGTATCTATTCGGTTCCCGGAGAGTCCTATCTGGACGTGCTCGACGGTTTGCATGACTCGCCCATCGAGAACGTGATCTGCCGTCACGAGGGTGGCGCGGCGTACATGGCCGAGGCCGACGGCAAGATGAACTCCGTGCCCGGTGTGGCCATGGTGACCCGCGGCCCCGGTGCAGCCAACGCTCACGTGGGCCTGCACACCGCCTGGCAGGACTCCACTCCCATGGTGCTCTTTGTCGGTCTGATCCCCTTCGAGCACCGTGACCGCGAAGCGTTCCAGGAGTTCGACCCGCACGCCTGGTTCGGTACCGGTGCCAAGCGCGTCATGGTGCTGGACCACCCCGAGCGCGCCTCTGAGATCGTGGCCGAGGCCATGTTCGCCGCGAACTCCGGGCGCCCCGGCCCCGTCGTCGTCGGCCTGCCCGAAGACGTCATCAAGGTCGAGGTGGAGAATCAGCTGCACCCGCAGATCCCGATCGCCGGCGGCGGCATGACCGTCACTGACTGGAAGGCGCTGCACGACGCGCTGCGCAACGCAGAGAAGCCGCTGTTCATCACCGGCGGCAACGACTGGACCCGCGACGGCGCCGAATCGCTGACCGCCTGGCTGGAGGACCACCACATCGCCGCGGCCGCGGAGTGGCGGACCGAGGGCACCGTGCCGTTCCACTCGCCGTCGTATGTGGGCCCCATCGGCTACGGCCGCCCCAAGCCCACCTACGACCTGCTGGAAGAGACCGACCTGATCGTCTTCGTCGGCACCGTTCCCGGCGACGTGATCACCGACGGGTTCAACATCCGCCAGAACTGGGAGAAGAAGAACTTCATCGTCACCATCGACCCGTCCCTGCGCGGCCGCTCCGGCCCGGTGTCGTTTCAGATCGTGGCCAAGCCCGACGTGTTCGTGCGCGACCTGGTGCTGATGGATCTGGAGGTGAAGGACTCCTGGAAGACCTGGACGGCGAAGATGCGCGCCCAGCAGGAGGAATTCGCCGCGCTGCCCGCCGCCGAACCGCTCGAGGGCCCGGCCACCATGGACATGATGATGGCGCACCTGGTGCCCTCGCTGCCCGAGGATTCGATGGTGACCTTCGGCGCCGGCGAGCACACCAACTGGGCGCACCGGTACTTCCCGACGGAGTCCTACGCCTCGATGATCTCCGCGCGCAACGGCTCCATGGGATACTCGATCCCGTCGGCCGTGGCCGCCTCGCTGAACTACCCCGGTCGCCGCGTGGTGACCATCGCTGGTGACGGCGAGTTCCTGATGAACGGCCAGGAGCTGGCGACGGCGACGCAGTACGGCGCCACCCCGCTGGTGATCGTGATGGACAACCAGGAGTACGGCACGATCCGCACCCACCAGGAGCGCGACTATCCGAACCGGATTTCCGGCACCCAGCTGAAGAACCCCGACTTCGCCGCCATGGCGGAGGCGTTCGGCGGCTTCGGCGTCAAGGTGACCGAGAACTCCGAGATCCCGGGTGCGCTCGAAGCCGCGCTGAGCGCCATTGACAACGACGGCCGCTTCGCCCTGATCCACTTGGTGGTCGAGCAGCGCAAGAAGGCGTACTGA
- a CDS encoding HpcH/HpaI aldolase/citrate lyase family protein, whose protein sequence is MSFPVATAEFTTTPGQKLTADLARSWLLVNAAQPERFAAAEESPADVVVLDIEDAVAPQGKDAARAHVLDWLASGHTGWVRINGYGSRWWADDVEALAQVISSRLGGPQREGGLLGVMLAMVESTDHVNETAAKLPGVPVVALVETARGLQRINSIAAAKGTFRLAFGIGDFRRDTGFGESPMALAYARSQFTIAAKATGLPAAIDGPTVGSTGVKLAEATAVTAEFGMSGKLCLTPEQCAAINEGLSPSQEELGWAHEFLADFEADGGQIRNGSDLPRLARANKITALAEAFGVTWRPESSGDAASTTAPSDTFHY, encoded by the coding sequence GTGTCGTTTCCCGTGGCCACCGCAGAGTTCACCACCACACCGGGTCAGAAGCTGACCGCCGATCTTGCCCGATCCTGGCTGCTCGTCAACGCCGCCCAACCGGAACGGTTCGCTGCCGCGGAAGAATCCCCCGCCGACGTCGTCGTGTTGGACATTGAGGACGCCGTTGCCCCTCAGGGGAAAGATGCCGCTCGGGCGCATGTGCTCGACTGGCTCGCATCCGGTCACACCGGGTGGGTGCGGATCAACGGCTACGGGAGCAGGTGGTGGGCGGACGACGTTGAGGCGCTGGCGCAGGTGATCAGCTCCCGGCTGGGTGGTCCGCAGCGTGAGGGCGGACTGCTCGGGGTGATGCTCGCGATGGTGGAGTCCACCGATCACGTCAACGAGACCGCCGCGAAGCTGCCCGGCGTGCCGGTGGTTGCGCTGGTGGAAACGGCGCGCGGTCTGCAGCGGATCAATTCGATTGCCGCGGCCAAGGGCACGTTCCGGCTGGCGTTCGGCATCGGCGATTTCCGCCGCGATACCGGGTTCGGGGAGTCGCCGATGGCCCTGGCCTACGCCCGCAGCCAGTTCACCATTGCCGCGAAGGCCACGGGCCTGCCGGCGGCGATTGATGGGCCGACGGTCGGTTCCACCGGCGTGAAGCTGGCCGAAGCGACCGCGGTCACGGCGGAGTTCGGCATGTCGGGCAAGCTGTGTCTGACCCCGGAGCAGTGCGCCGCTATTAATGAGGGGCTCTCGCCGTCGCAGGAGGAGCTGGGCTGGGCGCACGAGTTCTTGGCGGATTTCGAGGCCGACGGCGGTCAGATTCGCAACGGTTCAGATTTGCCGCGCCTGGCGCGGGCGAACAAGATCACGGCCCTGGCCGAAGCGTTCGGGGTGACGTGGCGACCGGAGTCCTCCGGAGACGCTGCCTCCACCACGGCGCCGTCAGACACGTTCCACTACTAG